Proteins encoded by one window of Fusarium graminearum PH-1 chromosome 1, whole genome shotgun sequence:
- a CDS encoding GTP-binding nuclear protein GSP1/Ran codes for MAEQQTPTFKLVLVGDGGTGKTTFVKRHLTGEFEKKYMATLGVEVHPLGFTTNFGQIQFDVWDTAGQEKFGGLRDGYYINGQCGIIMFDVTSRITYKNVPNWHRDLVRVCENIPIVLCGNKVDVKERKVKAKTITFHRKKNLQYYDISAKSNYNFEKPFLWLARKLVGNPQLEFVAAPALAPPTALVDEKLLEEYRKEMDEAAAMPLPGELSDDDL; via the exons ACCACCTTCGTCAAGCGTCACTTGACTGGTGAGttcgagaagaagtacatGGCCACCCTCGGTGTCGAGGTTCACCCTCTTGGCTTCACCACC AACTTCGGTCAGATCCAGTTCGATGTCTGGGATACCGCCGGTCAGGAGAAGTTCGGTGGTCTCCGTGACGGTTACTACATCAACGGCCAGTGCGGTATCATCATGTTCGATGTTACCTCCCGTATCACCTACAAGAACGTCCCCAACTGGCACC GTGATCTCGTCCGAGTTTGCGAGAACATTCCCATTGTTCTCTGCGGTAACAAggtcgatgtcaaggagcgcaaggtcaaggccaagaccatcactTTCCACCGAAAGAAGAACCTCCAGTACTACGATATCTCCGCCAAGTCCAACTACAACTTCGAGAAGCCCTTCCTCTGGCTCGCCCGCAAGCTTGTCGGCAACCCTCAGCTT GAGTTCGTTGCTGCTCCCGCTTTGGCTCCCCCCACTGCCCTTGTCgacgagaagctcctggaaGAGTACCGcaaggagatggacgaggCCGCCGCCATGCCTCTGCCTGGTGAGCTTTCCGACGACGATCTGTAA